In Streptomyces nojiriensis, one genomic interval encodes:
- a CDS encoding glycosyltransferase, producing MSQQTATPGGRDIFIVSNNVDEIGGVTTWSHQMARQFTDRGHRVHIVGIAPVADDIRQKLPQGLPYEMTTLYDAHPPSARRLRGIKGRLNAPERRRQAARRAQMRVKAERLSELLRGARPGGVVIVTQVWAMEWVALADTKGLTVIGMSHESFEASQKSTRGERVRRFYPQVDRLLVLTAEDADLWIRAGMENVGSMPNPLPFMPDSPAPRTEKVVACVGRLAFEKGVDLLLDTWADVAPHHPDWTLRIYGAGAEEATLKAYCTSLGLDDSVEWMGSTDDVLGALRGASVFAQASRAEGFPITLLEAMAAGVPAAAFDCAPGVREIVEHGEDGLLARLGNTMELAGHLRELMSDRELRDRLGDNAFHAVQRYSSPEITDRWEELFSFLER from the coding sequence GTGAGCCAGCAGACCGCCACCCCGGGCGGCCGTGACATCTTCATCGTCTCCAACAACGTCGACGAGATCGGCGGTGTGACGACCTGGTCGCACCAGATGGCCCGGCAGTTCACCGACCGCGGCCACCGGGTGCACATCGTGGGCATCGCGCCGGTCGCCGACGACATCCGGCAGAAGCTGCCGCAGGGCCTGCCGTACGAGATGACCACGCTCTACGACGCCCACCCGCCGTCGGCCCGCCGGCTGCGCGGGATCAAGGGCCGGCTGAACGCGCCCGAGCGGCGCCGCCAGGCGGCCCGCCGGGCGCAGATGCGGGTCAAGGCCGAGCGGCTGAGCGAGCTGCTGCGGGGAGCCCGCCCGGGCGGTGTCGTCATCGTCACCCAGGTCTGGGCGATGGAGTGGGTGGCGCTCGCCGACACCAAGGGGCTCACCGTCATCGGGATGAGTCACGAGTCGTTCGAGGCCAGCCAGAAGTCCACCCGCGGGGAGCGGGTCCGCCGCTTCTACCCGCAGGTCGACCGGCTGCTGGTGCTGACCGCCGAGGACGCGGACCTGTGGATCCGGGCGGGCATGGAGAACGTGGGGAGCATGCCGAACCCGCTGCCCTTCATGCCCGACTCCCCCGCGCCCCGCACGGAGAAGGTCGTGGCGTGCGTCGGCCGCCTCGCCTTCGAGAAGGGCGTCGACCTGCTGCTCGACACCTGGGCGGACGTCGCGCCGCACCACCCCGACTGGACCCTGCGGATCTACGGGGCGGGCGCGGAGGAGGCGACGCTGAAGGCGTACTGCACCTCGCTGGGCCTGGACGACTCCGTGGAGTGGATGGGCAGCACCGACGACGTGCTGGGCGCCCTGCGCGGAGCCTCGGTCTTCGCCCAGGCCTCACGGGCCGAGGGCTTCCCGATCACGCTGCTGGAAGCGATGGCGGCGGGCGTGCCGGCGGCCGCCTTCGACTGCGCGCCGGGCGTACGGGAGATCGTCGAGCACGGCGAGGACGGGCTGCTGGCCCGGCTGGGCAACACGATGGAGCTGGCCGGGCACCTGCGCGAGCTGATGTCCGACCGTGAGCTGCGCGACCGGCTCGGGGACAACGCCTTCCACGCGGTGCAGCGCTACTCCAGCCCCGAGATCACCGACCGGTGGGAAGAGCTGTTCTCCTTCCTGGAGCGCTGA
- the galE gene encoding UDP-glucose 4-epimerase GalE: MTFLITGGAGYIGAHVVRAMRLAGEEVVVFDDLSTGDEDRVPEGVPLVVGSVLDRLAVEDVIRKHKITGVVHLAGKKQVGESVEKPMYYYHENVQGLSVLLQAVADAGIRNFLFSSSASVYGMPDVDLVTEDTPCKPLSPYGETKLAGEWLVRAAGRAHGISTACLRYFNVAGAAAPELADTGVFNLVPMVFERYDAGQGAKIFGDDYPTPDGTCIRDYIHVEDLAEAHVAAARKLAEWAAAGDYKDLTVNIGRGEGVSVAEMVELMNKSTGHDIAPVISPRRPGDPAKVVASADKITGELGWKARHDVREMVTSAWAGWEANKVARKDAHRDVHKA; encoded by the coding sequence ATGACGTTTCTGATCACCGGTGGCGCCGGATACATCGGCGCGCACGTCGTCCGCGCGATGCGGCTCGCGGGGGAGGAGGTCGTCGTCTTCGACGACCTCTCCACGGGTGACGAGGACCGCGTACCGGAAGGTGTCCCGCTGGTGGTCGGCTCCGTCCTCGACCGGCTGGCGGTGGAGGACGTCATCCGCAAGCACAAGATCACCGGCGTGGTGCACCTGGCGGGCAAGAAGCAGGTCGGCGAGTCCGTCGAGAAGCCGATGTACTACTACCACGAGAACGTGCAGGGCCTTTCCGTCCTGCTCCAGGCCGTGGCCGACGCGGGCATCCGCAACTTCCTCTTCTCCTCCTCCGCCTCCGTCTACGGCATGCCCGACGTGGACCTGGTCACCGAGGACACCCCGTGCAAGCCGCTGAGCCCCTACGGCGAGACCAAGCTGGCCGGGGAGTGGCTGGTGCGCGCCGCGGGCAGGGCGCACGGCATCTCCACCGCCTGTCTGCGCTACTTCAACGTGGCGGGCGCCGCGGCGCCCGAACTCGCCGACACCGGCGTCTTCAACCTGGTCCCGATGGTCTTCGAGCGCTACGACGCCGGCCAGGGTGCCAAGATCTTCGGTGACGACTACCCGACCCCGGACGGCACCTGCATCCGCGACTACATCCACGTCGAGGACCTCGCGGAGGCCCACGTGGCGGCCGCCCGCAAGCTCGCCGAGTGGGCCGCGGCCGGCGACTACAAGGACCTCACCGTCAACATCGGGCGCGGCGAGGGCGTCTCCGTCGCCGAGATGGTCGAGCTGATGAACAAGAGCACCGGGCACGACATCGCCCCCGTGATCAGCCCGCGCCGCCCCGGCGACCCGGCGAAGGTCGTGGCCTCGGCCGACAAGATCACCGGGGAGCTGGGCTGGAAGGCCCGGCACGACGTCCGTGAGATGGTCACCTCCGCCTGGGCGGGCTGGGAGGCCAACAAGGTGGCCCGCAAGGACGCCCACCGGGACGTCCACAAGGCCTGA
- a CDS encoding glycosyltransferase family 2 protein: MNSSNLPTVSVVVIAYNDAGLVGEAVSSALAQGPVVAEVIAVNDASSDGTARVLDELAAVHPRLKVVHRTENSGGCGTPRNDGIAAASGQYVLFLDSDDILPPGAADALVRTAEEHRAPVTVGAAVRRELPQHHDVPWMPGLHTPGEVIERPVDRPELVRDTLCVNKLYERAFLQEHGLRFPDGRFIYEDFVFTARVLAAAPRIAVTGDLVYVWHVRRSAAQVSISLDRKDVGNWRSRIEAHRTAAGILAEASPVLGSACRVKFLEYDLRMYLRELGRDPEYQAAWWTLTREYVDTFPEADIESAAAHARWIVSVLRATATPPADVERLTRLAAEPPRLLPPYATGPAGVPVWSEELPVELADLPVLPVGELPVTVDAEPAGRAAVRIRLHDLYGRLAEAGPVTAQLSFMPRAGGEAVLAQPVELYPDSSGGWVAVLPFRLADLAVTGRRQGLRRMQAWNVGVGVRCADGSSVFTSLRPRGRLLRRRALPSSRYGVLLAQPYRTGAGALALRLAPGAEGALYLVRNRLHRARAGRGAG; this comes from the coding sequence GTGAACAGCAGCAACCTACCCACCGTGTCCGTCGTGGTCATCGCGTACAACGACGCCGGGCTCGTGGGCGAGGCCGTTTCCTCGGCCCTCGCCCAGGGCCCGGTGGTCGCCGAGGTGATCGCGGTGAACGACGCCTCGTCCGACGGCACCGCGCGGGTGCTGGACGAGCTGGCCGCCGTCCACCCCCGCCTGAAGGTCGTGCACCGGACGGAGAACAGCGGGGGGTGCGGCACCCCGCGCAACGACGGGATCGCGGCTGCTTCCGGCCAATACGTGCTCTTCCTCGACAGCGACGACATCCTGCCGCCGGGGGCCGCCGACGCCCTGGTGCGCACCGCCGAGGAGCACCGCGCCCCGGTCACCGTCGGCGCTGCGGTGCGGCGCGAGCTGCCCCAGCACCACGACGTCCCGTGGATGCCCGGACTGCACACACCGGGCGAGGTGATCGAGCGGCCGGTGGACCGGCCCGAGCTCGTCCGCGACACCCTCTGCGTCAACAAGCTGTACGAGCGCGCCTTCCTCCAGGAACACGGTCTGCGCTTCCCAGACGGCCGGTTCATCTACGAGGACTTCGTCTTCACCGCCCGCGTGCTCGCCGCCGCCCCCCGCATCGCCGTCACCGGCGACCTCGTCTACGTCTGGCACGTGCGCCGCAGCGCCGCCCAGGTGTCGATCTCCCTGGACCGCAAGGACGTCGGGAACTGGCGCTCCCGCATCGAGGCTCACCGCACGGCCGCCGGGATCCTCGCCGAGGCCTCCCCGGTGCTGGGCAGCGCCTGCCGGGTGAAGTTCCTGGAGTACGACCTGCGCATGTACCTGCGCGAGCTCGGCCGGGACCCCGAGTACCAGGCCGCCTGGTGGACCCTGACCCGCGAGTACGTCGACACCTTCCCCGAGGCCGACATCGAGTCCGCCGCGGCCCACGCCCGCTGGATCGTCTCCGTGCTGCGTGCCACCGCGACCCCGCCCGCCGATGTGGAGCGGCTCACCCGGCTGGCGGCCGAACCGCCGCGGCTGCTGCCCCCGTACGCGACCGGTCCCGCCGGAGTCCCGGTCTGGAGCGAGGAGCTCCCGGTCGAGCTGGCGGATCTGCCCGTGCTGCCGGTCGGCGAGCTGCCCGTCACCGTCGACGCCGAGCCGGCCGGCCGCGCCGCCGTCCGGATCCGCCTGCACGACCTGTACGGGCGCCTCGCCGAGGCCGGTCCCGTCACCGCGCAGCTGAGCTTCATGCCCCGTGCGGGCGGCGAGGCGGTCCTCGCGCAGCCGGTCGAGCTGTACCCCGACAGCAGCGGCGGCTGGGTCGCCGTACTGCCGTTCCGCCTCGCCGACCTGGCCGTCACGGGCCGCCGTCAGGGGCTGCGCAGGATGCAGGCGTGGAACGTCGGGGTGGGCGTGCGGTGTGCCGACGGGAGCTCGGTGTTCACCTCCTTGCGCCCCCGGGGCCGACTGCTCCGCCGTCGGGCGCTGCCCAGCAGCCGGTACGGTGTTCTGCTGGCGCAGCCCTACCGGACGGGGGCCGGCGCCCTCGCGCTGCGCCTCGCGCCCGGCGCCGAGGGTGCGCTGTACCTCGTACGCAACCGCCTCCACCGGGCCCGGGCGGGCCGTGGGGCGGGCTGA
- the obgE gene encoding GTPase ObgE, producing the protein MTTFVDRVELHVAAGNGGHGCASVHREKFKPLGGPDGGNGGRGGDVILVVEQAITTLLDYHHSPHRKATNGKPGEGGNRSGKDGQDLVLPVPDGTVVLDKEGNVLADLVGQGTTYVAAEGGRGGLGNAALSSARRKAPGFALLGVPGTTGDVVLELKTVADVALVGFPSAGKSSLISVLSSAKPKIADYPFTTLVPNLGVVTAGSTVYTIADVPGLIPGASQGRGLGLEFLRHVERCSVLVHVLDTATLESDRDPIADLDVIEEELKLYGGGLEKRPRLVVLNKVDIPDGQELADMVRPDLEARGYKVFEVSAVARTGLKELSYFLAEVIAKARARKPKEEATRIVIRPKAVDDAGFTVTYDEVEDVYKVRGEKPERWVRQTDFNNDEAVGYLADRLNRLGVEEALKKAGARAGDGVAIGSDENAVVFDWEPTVMAGAEMLGRRGEDHRLDAPRPATTRRKDKEAQRGDSAQKEYDEFRPF; encoded by the coding sequence ATGACCACCTTCGTGGACCGCGTCGAGCTGCACGTCGCCGCGGGTAACGGGGGCCACGGCTGCGCCTCCGTTCACCGGGAGAAGTTCAAGCCGCTCGGCGGCCCCGACGGCGGCAACGGCGGCCGTGGCGGCGACGTCATCCTGGTGGTGGAGCAGGCGATCACCACGCTGCTCGACTACCACCACAGCCCCCACCGCAAGGCCACCAACGGCAAGCCCGGCGAGGGCGGCAACCGCTCCGGCAAGGACGGCCAGGACCTGGTCCTGCCCGTGCCGGACGGCACCGTCGTCCTCGACAAGGAGGGCAACGTCCTCGCCGACCTCGTCGGCCAGGGCACCACCTACGTGGCCGCCGAGGGCGGCCGCGGCGGTCTCGGCAACGCCGCGCTCTCCTCCGCCCGCCGCAAGGCCCCCGGCTTCGCGCTCCTCGGCGTCCCCGGCACCACCGGCGACGTCGTCCTGGAGCTCAAGACCGTCGCCGACGTGGCGCTGGTCGGCTTCCCGAGCGCCGGCAAGTCCTCGCTGATCTCGGTGCTCTCCTCCGCCAAGCCGAAGATCGCGGACTACCCCTTCACCACCCTGGTCCCGAACCTGGGCGTCGTCACGGCCGGTTCCACGGTCTACACGATCGCCGACGTCCCGGGCCTGATCCCCGGCGCCAGCCAGGGCCGTGGCCTGGGCCTCGAGTTCCTGCGCCACGTCGAGCGCTGCTCGGTGCTGGTGCACGTCCTGGACACCGCCACGCTGGAGTCCGACCGCGACCCGATCGCCGACCTCGACGTCATCGAGGAGGAGCTCAAGCTCTACGGCGGCGGCCTGGAGAAGCGTCCGCGTCTCGTCGTCCTCAACAAGGTCGACATCCCGGACGGCCAGGAGCTCGCCGACATGGTCCGCCCGGACCTGGAGGCCCGCGGCTACAAGGTCTTCGAGGTCTCCGCGGTCGCCCGTACGGGTCTGAAGGAGCTCTCCTACTTCCTCGCCGAGGTCATCGCCAAGGCCCGCGCCCGCAAGCCGAAGGAGGAGGCGACCCGTATCGTCATCCGTCCGAAGGCCGTGGACGACGCCGGCTTCACCGTCACCTACGACGAGGTCGAGGACGTCTACAAGGTGCGCGGCGAGAAGCCGGAGCGCTGGGTCCGCCAGACCGACTTCAACAACGACGAGGCCGTCGGCTACCTGGCCGACCGCCTCAACCGCCTCGGCGTCGAGGAGGCGCTGAAGAAGGCCGGCGCCCGGGCCGGTGACGGCGTGGCCATCGGCTCCGATGAGAACGCGGTCGTCTTCGACTGGGAGCCGACCGTGATGGCCGGCGCGGAGATGCTGGGCCGCCGTGGCGAGGACCACCGTCTGGACGCCCCGCGTCCGGCCACCACCCGCCGCAAGGACAAGGAAGCCCAGCGCGGGGACTCGGCGCAGAAGGAATACGACGAATTCCGGCCTTTCTGA
- the rpmA gene encoding 50S ribosomal protein L27 has translation MAHKKGASSTRNGRDSNAQRLGVKRFGGQVVSAGEILVRQRGTHFHPGSGVGRGGDDTLFALQAGSVQFGTHRGRKVVNIVPAA, from the coding sequence ATGGCACACAAGAAGGGCGCATCGTCCACCCGGAACGGGCGCGACTCCAATGCCCAGCGGCTCGGCGTGAAGCGCTTCGGCGGTCAGGTCGTTTCCGCTGGTGAGATCCTCGTCCGCCAGCGCGGCACCCACTTCCACCCGGGTTCGGGTGTCGGTCGTGGTGGCGACGACACGCTGTTCGCGCTGCAGGCCGGTTCGGTCCAGTTCGGCACGCACCGTGGCCGCAAGGTCGTCAACATCGTTCCGGCCGCCTGA
- the rplU gene encoding 50S ribosomal protein L21 has translation MYAIVRSGGRQHKVAVGDIVEVDKISTAKVGDTVELSTLLVVDGEAVTSDPWVLAGIKVTAEVVDHHKGAKIDILRYKNKTGYRRRQGHRQQYTAIKVTGIPAAAK, from the coding sequence GTGTACGCCATCGTGCGCAGCGGTGGTCGCCAGCACAAGGTTGCTGTCGGCGACATCGTTGAGGTTGACAAGATTTCCACTGCCAAGGTTGGCGACACGGTCGAGCTCTCGACCCTGCTCGTTGTCGACGGCGAAGCCGTGACCAGCGACCCGTGGGTCCTGGCCGGCATCAAGGTCACGGCCGAGGTTGTGGACCACCACAAGGGCGCCAAGATCGACATCCTGCGCTACAAGAACAAGACCGGCTACCGCCGTCGCCAGGGTCACCGCCAGCAGTACACGGCGATCAAGGTCACCGGTATCCCCGCGGCTGCGAAGTAA